One window of Gemmatimonas sp. UBA7669 genomic DNA carries:
- a CDS encoding helix-hairpin-helix domain-containing protein codes for MPKKTESTHPNASAFPNGMPGPALRALASAGIRSMHDLAGWNEKDLAALHGMGPKALQVLQRGLEENKVES; via the coding sequence ATGCCAAAGAAGACCGAGTCCACTCACCCCAACGCATCGGCGTTTCCCAACGGCATGCCGGGTCCTGCGCTGCGGGCACTGGCGTCAGCAGGCATCCGTTCCATGCATGATCTGGCCGGCTGGAATGAGAAGGATCTTGCGGCGCTGCATGGGATGGGCCCCAAGGCGCTACAGGTGCTGCAGCGGGGGCTTGAGGAGAACAAGGTCGAATCGTGA